TGTTTTACCATAGAGGTGCCCATGGAATTGATAGATCTAGGAATGGGTAAGGCCAcctggaagaagaaaagaaaccaGCAATTCAATGAGAAGATGAACTTTTGctttgtttgtctcctgttaatatGAAAACTCGCTACGGCGTTTCGTTTAGCTTACCATGAAACACCACATGCGTGAATAACCCATTGGAAAATGACATATGTAGAACTGAATAGTATGAAATATGCAAGTCGAAACCACGGAAAGGGCTACAAACAAGAAGCATGTCAGAATCACAAATTTATTGGATACAGAAAACTAGAATCGGAGTAAACTCTTCTCCAGGTCTGACTGTTGTACTTACAAGGCTGTTGAGAGCGGCGTCAATGAGAAGAAACACGGCGTTAAGAGAATGCATGCATCCCATTAACTGCCAAACAGTGGTCAATACACACGAAATTAGTGATTTATGAGGTTTGAATTGTAGGATTACTGCATTAGCTCTTGCATGATGCAGAActctgaggtgattgattagaGTCAAATCTATGCAAAATGCAGCTCTGGCAAATACTACATACTTCCTAGATAACGAGGTTTAGGGTGTGCAGCATTTTGATATCTTAATCTTACAATTCTCAACAAGGATTGAGTAATCTCACCAAGTTCAATTTGACCCTTTCAATTGAGAGAAATGGGACTATAAGAAACCAGAAGACAATATCTGTAAGGACCACAGCTCCTGCACAAGTCTGACAAGAGAAAGATTGGCATCAGTTACATATTTCAAGCAAAACCACCTAGTTAGCTCGCTACGGAAAGAAGTACCTATTTCCTCGAAAAAAAACGTTTAGGCAGGCTCACCTGATAGACTGTTTGCATCAGATATCCCCAAAAGCCAGCAATTTCCTTGACTGCGTCCTGCTCGTGATAACTCTGCACTTTGACCGCAGCCCTGACTTTGTTAGCCAAAAAACTTCCGTTGTTTTCGTTGACAGGTTTCCTCGAGTTCTCCCAACATCCTTTTGCCGATGTTATTGTGCCAAGCTGTATGCAGAAATCCATGTTAGGATTGAGAACTTGCACATTATCCAGAAGTACAGAAAATGTTAGACGGACACACATACCGCGAAATAGATGATGACTAATGTAAAGGTCCACCTACATATCACTCACAAAAAGCATGATTAGATCACCAGTAGTGTTTATTGCAGTGAATATAAAATGCATTGAAAATATTatatgaaggagaaggagaaggaaaaggaaAACATACTCGGTGTAGTAGAGAAACATTATTTTGCCGTGCACCTGGATGTCCCAAGCCAGAAAACGAGCCATAATAACAAAAGATAAGAGCCGTGTAACCAGAAGCCATACAGGGTTAAGATTTCGCCAACAACTTGTCCACAACTGATAGGATCCTACATGATTAGGCTGTGTCCTCCACTCTGCACTGACGTTTCCGTTGTCTTCGTCAGGTTGAGAAATCAATAAGCTCTCATATTTCGTTGTACATTTTCTTGTACCATCATCATTCTCTTCATGGCGCAGGAGCATCCATATGGCAGCAAAAATAGAACCGACAACAATGATGAAGCACAGAAAATCGTACCAGTGAATTAGCACTGTCATGGATACAACTCTAGAGGATATGAAGCTAAAATTTAGAGATCAGAATGTGATCATAATCTATTCTCACACAATGGTGAAGGTTAGTGTTTAAACTGTTGACTAGTGAGTGATGAACAAAGAAAAGCTTAGTTGAGCCAGTTGGTATGGACTATTAGGTTTGGTGTTTGCATCACGTTTTTGGAGCTAATACTTTGTTGGTCCATCCCCATGACACTAAAAGGGCAAGAGGgtccatgttttcagtacaagTTGGATTCAACTGTGAGCCCTTCTTGGAAGAGAAAAGGAGTTGCTAAATAAATTAGATCTTCTCCTAACCCACCACCTAACTGTCAACTGTAGGAGACAAAGGGTTCCTAACCTATTTGTATTAGCCCAGCTGGTAGGGAGACTAAACTTGGCTGAGCTTTACCCAAAGGAAAAATGATTTGGCAATACAAACTGgaagtgaaaaaacaaaaccagAACTTCACTTTgtttttcagtttcaatttcaaaTCCTAGTAAATTTTTCCAGTTTCTTTCAACTTTACCCCCAGAATTCCTGTTTGTTTGCCCAACAACTACAAAGGGTTTTGGTGGATGTGGATCAGTGATTCTAGAACTCAAATTGGCATCCAAAACAAGGAGAAAATCTGTTCATCATTCAGTGTTAGCTCAAATACACTTGCATCGTCTTGCTCACCATTATTCTCCTCCAGCTGGTAAATTTCGGCTCGTG
This DNA window, taken from Papaver somniferum cultivar HN1 chromosome 3, ASM357369v1, whole genome shotgun sequence, encodes the following:
- the LOC113357964 gene encoding protein rolling stone-like, which produces MTVLIHWYDFLCFIIVVGSIFAAIWMLLRHEENDDGTRKCTTKYESLLISQPDEDNGNVSAEWRTQPNHVGSYQLWTSCWRNLNPVWLLVTRLLSFVIMARFLAWDIQVHGKIMFLYYTEWTFTLVIIYFALGTITSAKGCWENSRKPVNENNGSFLANKVRAAVKVQSYHEQDAVKEIAGFWGYLMQTVYQTCAGAVVLTDIVFWFLIVPFLSIERVKLNLLMGCMHSLNAVFLLIDAALNSLPFPWFRLAYFILFSSTYVIFQWVIHACGVSWWPYPFLDLSIPWAPLWYFLLALIHIPCYGLYSLIVKLKNGAFSKWFPHAFVSIK